AAAGGGAAAGGGAAGGCCTCGTTGTGCGGCAGATACCAGTGCCCGCTGAGCGGCTACCTGAACTGCCCCCGCGGCGCGGCGCTGCGGAGAATACACCCCTGCTCCAAGGCGGAGGTGTCGGCCTGGCTCAAGGACCTGAGGGAGCTGGTTCGCAAGAGCAACCAGCAGTTCGTCGAGGACCTGCTGAAGAGCTTCCGCATGGACGACTCCCAGCGGCGCAAGCTGTCGCTGTTTGCGGGCTGCAGCGGGAGCAAGGCCCACCCGCCCGGCGGCGCCACCTACTGGAGGAAGATGGAGGCCGGGGCGGGCCCCAGCTTCGGCCACGCCTACCTCTGCGCCAAGATCGAGGCGAGGCTGCCCGCGGACCAGCTGCCCTTGGAGCTGCGCTGCGAGGGGGCCGGGGGCGGGACGCTGCCCCCCGATGCCGCGGCCGGGCGAGGCTTCCTGCTGCGCTGCGAGGTGTGCCTGCCCGACGCCGAACAGGGACACGTCATCATCTTCAAGCCGTCCTACTGCCTGCACGAGAACCGCTGCTTCGTCAACTTCACAGGGGTCATCAGCTCCGAGAACGAGCTCCCCGACAAGATAGATACTGCCATCATTCCACAGTTAGATACGTCTGTCCAAAGAAAGGCTACTTCTAAAACATAAACTACGCCCTTCAAGCTAGAAACACGTATGGatactttttatgtattttaaaacaacacaaacacaaacaaattttGGTTTGATTGCAAAACTAGGCATTACTTAAAATCTATAGTTTagtataaaacttatttttatactggtttttggaacaaaaaaaaacacatttttttttttaacttttataatgtttgtattttttttatagggTTATAATGGTTGTCAAAAATTTTTCTGCACTTGGATTGCATTATATTACGTGTTGAATTTCAAATTACATTCCTACAGCCAAGTTTAGCCTTCCTTTCTTTGGATAAGTCATTGAAAAATTAGTttgtttattgaaataaaaattcccAATATCCAACAATGAAAAATGTCAATGTAATtttgataatttattaatttcacaacATTCATTATGTAACAATTTATCTAAATACTTAAATTACAAACTTGTTAAAATTATAGCAACCTTGACCTGAATGAAACAGTCATAACTATGTACTACACATGGCTCTACTCACAGAATAAACCAATTTGCAAAGGAGTTTAATTTAAAGTTTCTCCAAAAGGATTTCCAAAAAGGCTAGCAATGATTTTGTGAATGCTTCTGAGATTTGGTAC
Above is a genomic segment from Bacillus rossius redtenbacheri isolate Brsri chromosome 7, Brsri_v3, whole genome shotgun sequence containing:
- the LOC134534538 gene encoding uncharacterized protein LOC134534538: MEQRGLPDLPAELQARIFGFLTHEEVSTVRCVCRALAAAANRYLRASFQRLQPALDGQLRRARDPAAGRLTDKHVARCHALCLAAVEYRLLRAVCWRYMCQETRLFFFPGRLLDIFYRIVHMTNEDPAKERSPKYYSILLEMVYALTRLMETFIGFYECRLEPALLPSAAHFGVKFIDLLDCFLGHVCKFSVGFGETECNLVGRYQCPLSGYLNCPRGAALRRIHPCSKAEVSAWLKDLRELVRKSNQQFVEDLLKSFRMDDSQRRKLSLFAGCSGSKAHPPGGATYWRKMEAGAGPSFGHAYLCAKIEARLPADQLPLELRCEGAGGGTLPPDAAAGRGFLLRCEVCLPDAEQGHVIIFKPSYCLHENRCFVNFTGVISSENELPDKIDTAIIPQLDTSVQRKATSKT